In Cryptococcus depauperatus CBS 7841 chromosome 4, complete sequence, a single window of DNA contains:
- a CDS encoding tRNA N6-adenosine threonylcarbamoyltransferase produces the protein MSKSSSSKRKISPLPKPTRRFLCLGIEGSANKLGCGIISHAPSENGEGTVVTVLSNVRHTYITPPGEGFLPSDTARHHREWIVRVIGEAVKKAGVRIGDLDCIAFTKGPGMGTPLQVGALVARTLSLLHNIPLVGVNHCVGHIEMGRQITSSHNPIVLYVSGGNTQVIAYSQQRYRIFGETLDIAIGNCLDRFARVIGLRNDPSPGYNIEREARKGKRFVTLPYGTKGMDISLAGVLHAVEAYTKDRRYRTWDQLEGLDDVEDIISPHDLCFSLQETTFAMLVEITERAMAHVGARDVLIVGGVGCNLRLQEMMGIMAKERNGRVFATDESFCIDNGIMIAQAGLLAFRMGQKTLIEKTGVTQRYRTDAVHVVWRA, from the exons ATGAGCAAATCATCTAGtagcaagagaaagatatctcctcttcccaaGCCTA CACGACGATTTCTATGCCTTGGAATTGAGGGCTCGGCCAACAAGCTAGGCTGCGGCATCATATCGCATGCACCATCTGAGAACGGCGAAGGCACTGTGGTGACTGTGCTCTCCAATGTACGGCATACCTACATCACGCCACCAGGAGAGGGCTTCTTGCCTAGTGATACTGCGAGACATCATCGAGAATGGATTGTCAGAGTGATTGGAGAGGCAGTCAAGAAAGCCGGCGTCAGAATAGGTGACTTGGATTGTATTGCATTCACCAAAG GACCAGGTATGGGGACGCCGCTTCAAGTGGGTGCTCTAGTCGCCCGTACATTGTCTCTGCTCCATAATATCCCGCTTGTAGGCGTCAACCATTGTGTTGGCC ATATTGAGATGGGTCGTCAAATAACTTCTTCACATAATCCCATTGTCTTATATGTCTCTGGCGGAAATACCCAAGTCATTGCCTATTCTCAACAGCGGTACCGTATCTTTGGCGAGACGCTTGATATTGCAATCGGGAATTGTCTGGATCGATTTGCTAGAGTCATTGGGCTCAGAAACGATCCCAGTCCTGGTTACAAtatagaaagagaagcgaGAAAGGGTAAACGTTTTGTTACTCTCCCATATGGAACTAAGGGGATGGACATCTCTTTGGCTGGTGTCCTTCACGCAGTTGAGGCATATACCAAAGATCGACGTTATCGTACCTGGGACCAGCTGGAAGGATTGGACGACGTTGAAGACATCATTTCCCCTCATGACTTGTGTTTCTCATTACAAGAAACGACTTTTGCGATGCTTGTGGAGATCACTGAGAGGGCGATGGCTCATGTAGGCGCAAGGGATGTTCTCATTGTCGGTGGTGTTGGAT GCAACTTACGGTTACAAGAAATGATGGGAATTATGGctaaagaaagaaatggtCGAGTTTTTGCTACAGATGAGAG TTTTTGCATCGATAACGGTATCATGATCGCCCAAGCAGGTCTATTAGCTTTTAGAATGggacaaaagacattgataGAAAAGACTGGCGTCACCCAACG GTATCGGACTGATGCCGTCCATGTCGTTTGGAGAGCATAA